The segment GTCCCTGGCTTCATGGTCTTTGCCCCATCCATAGAGAGAAGAACAGCTCCTTTGGCTACAACATCGAGGAAGACTTTTACAACTGCTTTTCCTGTGGTGCTGGCGGTGACCTGGTGTCTTTGTTTACTACCGTCAATCACCTTGACAAAAGCGAAGGTTTTAAAAAGTTTTGGGAAGTCTATGGCAGTTCAAGTGATGCAACGACCAATTCCGGATCCAAAACATACAAACAGAAATCCAAGGCATCCATCATCCCGGAATCTATCTGGGAGCAGATGCAGCCGTTGCCGGCTGAATGGATCAATCGTTTGCAGGAAGTTCGCGGCTGGACGCCGGAGATCATCAAGATATTGGACCTTCGCCTGCAGACTGTCTACCGGACGAAGAAAGGTAATATCCAGAAAGTCAGGAAGCCGGAAAGAATCGCCATCCCTATCCGGGATGCAGATGGCCGCCTGGTCAACATCCGCCTCTATAAACCAGGCGCTAGGCAGGGAAAGATCATCTCCTGGGGCAAGGAATACGGTTCCACCAGACTCTTTCCACCGGCACCGGATTCCAAGGGTCTCGTAATTTTATGCGAAGGAGAGCCGGATACGATCTGCGCCCGCAGCCTGGGCCTGAATGCCATTACCCAGACCAGCAAGACTAGGACTTGGAGTGCCGAACATCTGAAGCCTTTCGAAGGCCGGGAGGTGGTCATTGCTTATGATGCCGACCGGGCAGGTCAACGTCATGCCGATAACGCCGCCAGCAGTCTTCATAAAGTTGCCGCCAGTGTCCGGCTGCTTGAATGGCCGGAATATATGGGCAGACTAGCAGACGGCTCCTGGCCTGCCGACCATGGCCAGGATCTTACCGATTTCATCATTCGCCATCACAAAACTCTCGATAATTTCCAGGAGCTGGTGGGTAGATCAAAACTCTATGAGCCACCTCCGGAGGATGGTCCTGGCCTTGGCAGTGAACGACAGTTCTTTACTTTCAGCATTAACGGGAGGCTGTCGTTCAAACCGCGTCTTTTGGCCAACCGGATTCTTAAAGACATTCCACTCCTGTCAGATCCCATGAGCGGCCAGCTCTACCGCTGGTCAGGGGATTACTGGGAGGAGTACAATGCTGATCTGATCCGCTCATTGGCTCTGCAATACCTTGGCAAGGAAGCCAACAAAAACCGGGTGGAGGATGCCACTTTTCAGGCAAGGATGCTGAGCACCATCCCTCACGGAAGGTTAGTGAACGATAAGGAGGACTGGGTCTGCGTCCAGAACGGTATGCTCAACCTCTATTCCTATGAGCTAAAACCTCACAGTCAGGATTATTTCTCTACTGTCATGCTGGGGGTGAAATTCGACTCTGAATCCACCAGCCTGTGTGAACGATGGCTGCAGTATTTGGAAGAGTCGGTGCAGACGGAAAGAGCCATCATGCAGCTGCAGGAGTTTGCCGGCTACTGCCTGACCCGGGATACCCGTTATGGCAAATGTCTTTTGCTTGTCGGCCCCGGCTCAGATGGCAAGTCGACCTTTTTGAAAATGCTAAGGGAGTTGGTAGGCCCCCAGAATTGTGCTGCCGTATCTTTCCAGGACCTGGAGGATCAGTTTTATCGATCCTACCTCTACAACAAGCTTTTGAACATTTCCACTGAAGTGGGCAGCCGGGCTTTGGAAAGTCCCATCTTCAAGGCAATTATTACCGGGGATCCCATTTCAGCAGCTTTCAAACACCAGAACCCGTTCGAGTTTTCTCCCTACTGCAAGCTGGCCTTTGCTGCTAACAAGCTTCCCCGGGTTCTGGACAACAGCGACGGCTTTTTCCGGCGCATGCTTC is part of the Pseudomonadota bacterium genome and harbors:
- a CDS encoding phage/plasmid primase, P4 family codes for the protein PWLHGLCPIHREKNSSFGYNIEEDFYNCFSCGAGGDLVSLFTTVNHLDKSEGFKKFWEVYGSSSDATTNSGSKTYKQKSKASIIPESIWEQMQPLPAEWINRLQEVRGWTPEIIKILDLRLQTVYRTKKGNIQKVRKPERIAIPIRDADGRLVNIRLYKPGARQGKIISWGKEYGSTRLFPPAPDSKGLVILCEGEPDTICARSLGLNAITQTSKTRTWSAEHLKPFEGREVVIAYDADRAGQRHADNAASSLHKVAASVRLLEWPEYMGRLADGSWPADHGQDLTDFIIRHHKTLDNFQELVGRSKLYEPPPEDGPGLGSERQFFTFSINGRLSFKPRLLANRILKDIPLLSDPMSGQLYRWSGDYWEEYNADLIRSLALQYLGKEANKNRVEDATFQARMLSTIPHGRLVNDKEDWVCVQNGMLNLYSYELKPHSQDYFSTVMLGVKFDSESTSLCERWLQYLEESVQTERAIMQLQEFAGYCLTRDTRYGKCLLLVGPGSDGKSTFLKMLRELVGPQNCAAVSFQDLEDQFYRSYLYNKLLNISTEVGSRALESPIFKAIITGDPISAAFKHQNPFEFSPYCKLAFAANKLPRVLDNSDGFFRRMLPIRFKKQFLGSDADIGLLEILQDELSEIFLWALAGLQRLREQGGFTECEETSDLLMEYRRLNNPVLCFVEDKCDLGSEYDINKDDLYSGYREYCRESGYSPNSRENFFRELQVAVINLQEYRPRVGTKRMRAVKGIRIKEG